One Kineococcus radiotolerans SRS30216 = ATCC BAA-149 DNA window includes the following coding sequences:
- a CDS encoding DUF4032 domain-containing protein, whose protein sequence is MGFVSTSTAASLQITAARPYPELLDLPWEVPLEEWPEEHLAALPRGISRHIVRFVKVGGRVIAVKETNAEIAHREYRMLRMLNRLDVPSVAPVAVITGRVDRHGEPLNSVLVTRHLQYSLPYRALYSQTLRPDTAKRAVDALAVLLVKLHLTGFYWGDVSLSNTLFRRDAGAFAAYLVDAETGELYDELSPGQRNYDLDLARTNIAGELMDVVASEALDADLDEVIAIADRIVSRYRALWSELTEAESFERGDRWRVEARIRRLNDLGFDVGELAITTDIDGTSVRIEPKVVDAGHHSRRLLRLTGLDAEENQARRLLNDLDSYTAATDRQGEDEEIVAHDWMADVFEPVQRAVPREMRGKLEAAELFHEVLEHRWYLSERAGRDVGLEEAVNSYVVGVLPAKPDERAVLGVDTEAIRVIADD, encoded by the coding sequence ATGGGGTTCGTGAGCACCTCGACGGCGGCGTCCCTGCAGATCACGGCGGCCCGGCCGTACCCCGAGCTCCTGGACCTCCCGTGGGAGGTCCCGCTCGAGGAGTGGCCCGAGGAGCACCTCGCGGCGCTGCCCCGCGGCATCTCCCGGCACATCGTCCGCTTCGTCAAGGTGGGCGGCCGGGTCATCGCGGTGAAGGAGACCAACGCGGAGATCGCCCACCGCGAGTACCGGATGCTGCGCATGCTGAACCGCCTCGACGTGCCCTCCGTGGCGCCGGTGGCCGTCATCACCGGCCGGGTGGACCGCCACGGGGAACCGCTGAACTCGGTGCTCGTCACCCGCCACCTGCAGTACTCCCTGCCCTACCGGGCCCTCTACAGCCAGACGCTGCGCCCCGACACCGCCAAGCGGGCCGTCGACGCGCTCGCGGTGCTGCTGGTGAAGCTGCACCTGACGGGCTTCTACTGGGGCGACGTGTCGCTGTCGAACACCCTCTTCCGCCGCGACGCCGGGGCCTTCGCGGCGTACCTGGTGGACGCCGAGACCGGGGAGCTCTACGACGAGCTGTCCCCCGGCCAGCGCAACTACGACCTGGACCTGGCCCGCACCAACATCGCCGGCGAGCTCATGGACGTCGTCGCCTCGGAGGCGCTGGACGCCGACCTCGACGAGGTCATCGCCATCGCCGACCGCATCGTCTCCCGCTACCGCGCGCTGTGGTCGGAGCTGACGGAGGCGGAGTCGTTCGAGCGCGGTGACCGCTGGCGCGTGGAGGCCCGCATCCGCCGCCTCAACGACCTCGGGTTCGACGTCGGCGAGCTGGCCATCACGACCGACATCGACGGGACCTCGGTGCGCATCGAGCCGAAGGTCGTCGACGCGGGGCACCACTCCCGGCGGTTGCTGCGGCTGACCGGTCTGGACGCGGAGGAGAACCAGGCGCGGCGCCTGCTCAACGACCTGGACTCCTACACCGCGGCCACCGACCGCCAGGGCGAGGACGAGGAGATCGTCGCCCACGACTGGATGGCCGACGTCTTCGAACCGGTGCAGCGGGCCGTCCCCCGCGAGATGCGGGGCAAGCTGGAGGCTGCTGAACTGTTCCACGAGGTCCTGGAGCACCGCTGGTACCTCTCCGAGCGGGCCGGCCGCGACGTCGGCCTGGAGGAGGCGGTGAACTCC
- a CDS encoding ABC transporter ATP-binding protein has product MATVTFDKATRIYPGGDKPAVDALDLHVEDGEFLVLVGPSGCGKSTSLRMLAGLEDVNGGRILIGDRDVTTVPPKDRDIAMVFQNYALYPHMTVADNMGFALKIAGTPKDEIKRRVQEAAKILDLEQYLTRKPKALSGGQRQRVAMGRAIVRQPQVFLMDEPLSNLDAKLRVQTRTQIASLQRRLAVTTVYVTHDQVEAMTMGDRVAVLKDGLLQQVDTPRRMYDHPNNVFVAGFIGSPAMNLLTLDVTDGGVRFGDTVHPVERHLLTGAGSKMTLGVRPEDLELSTSGLPVQVEVVEELGADAYIYGSLAQPGSESHQVIARVDGRRPPEKGSTVHFTPKQGHVHLFDHTSGQRIEN; this is encoded by the coding sequence ATGGCTACGGTCACGTTCGACAAGGCCACGCGCATCTACCCCGGCGGCGACAAGCCCGCGGTGGACGCCCTCGACCTGCACGTGGAGGACGGCGAGTTCCTCGTCCTCGTCGGCCCCTCGGGCTGCGGCAAGTCCACCTCGCTGCGCATGCTCGCCGGTCTGGAGGACGTCAACGGCGGACGCATCCTCATCGGCGACCGCGACGTCACCACCGTCCCGCCCAAGGACCGCGACATCGCGATGGTGTTCCAGAACTACGCGCTCTACCCGCACATGACGGTCGCCGACAACATGGGCTTCGCCCTGAAGATCGCCGGCACCCCCAAGGACGAGATCAAGCGCCGCGTGCAGGAAGCCGCGAAGATCCTCGACCTCGAGCAGTACCTCACCCGCAAGCCCAAGGCCCTCTCCGGCGGTCAGCGCCAGCGCGTGGCCATGGGCCGCGCCATCGTCCGCCAGCCGCAGGTCTTCCTCATGGACGAGCCGCTGTCCAACCTCGACGCCAAGCTGCGCGTGCAGACCCGCACCCAGATCGCCTCCCTGCAGCGCCGCCTGGCCGTCACCACCGTCTACGTCACCCACGACCAGGTCGAGGCCATGACGATGGGCGACCGCGTCGCGGTGCTCAAGGACGGTCTGCTGCAGCAGGTCGACACCCCCCGCCGCATGTACGACCACCCCAACAACGTCTTCGTCGCCGGCTTCATCGGCTCCCCGGCCATGAACCTGCTGACCCTCGACGTCACCGACGGCGGCGTGCGCTTCGGCGACACCGTGCACCCGGTGGAGCGCCACCTGCTCACCGGCGCGGGCAGCAAGATGACCCTGGGCGTGCGCCCGGAGGACCTGGAGCTGTCCACCTCCGGTCTGCCCGTGCAGGTCGAGGTCGTCGAGGAGCTCGGCGCCGACGCCTACATCTACGGCTCCCTCGCCCAGCCCGGCAGCGAGTCCCACCAGGTCATCGCCCGCGTCGACGGCCGCCGTCCCCCGGAGAAGGGCTCGACGGTCCACTTCACCCCGAAGCAGGGTCACGTGCACCTGTTCGACCACACCTCGGGCCAGCGGATCGAGAACTGA
- a CDS encoding cation:proton antiporter regulatory subunit produces the protein MDLEETKLPGVGLRHDFTTARGRRIGVISTRGGERELLVYSQDDPDACHAVVDLDGDEAEVLAELLGQPRVIERLARLREQIEGLATEGIYLEAGSPYVGKTLADAAIRSRTGASVVALVRNGEVTPSPAPSQAFRSGDKIVVVGTQEGVRATAELLQHG, from the coding sequence GTGGACCTGGAAGAGACCAAGCTGCCGGGCGTCGGCCTGCGGCACGACTTCACCACCGCGCGCGGTCGCCGCATCGGCGTGATCTCCACGCGCGGCGGTGAGCGCGAGCTGCTCGTCTACTCCCAGGACGACCCCGACGCGTGCCACGCCGTCGTGGACCTCGACGGCGACGAGGCCGAGGTCCTGGCCGAGCTGCTGGGCCAGCCGCGGGTCATCGAGCGCCTCGCCCGGCTGCGCGAGCAGATCGAGGGCCTGGCCACCGAGGGCATCTACCTCGAGGCCGGCTCGCCCTACGTCGGGAAGACCCTCGCCGACGCGGCCATCCGCAGCCGCACCGGCGCCTCCGTCGTCGCCCTCGTGCGCAACGGGGAGGTGACCCCCTCGCCCGCGCCGTCCCAGGCCTTCCGCTCCGGTGACAAGATCGTGGTCGTGGGGACGCAGGAGGGCGTGCGCGCCACCGCCGAGCTGCTGCAGCACGGCTGA
- a CDS encoding cation:proton antiporter, which translates to MHTAALLIELGAVIFGLGLVGRLAGRLGISPVPLYLLAGLAFGAGGVVPLNAPDAFLEAASQIGVVMLLLLLGLEYSAGDLLGNLRRQAPVGVLDLLLNGLPGAAFGLLLGFGPVGALAMFGITAVSSSGIVAKVLADLGRLGNRETPSILGILVLEDLGMAVYLPILTAVLAASGVWEATGSVLIALACLAVALVVALRWGSVISKFVSGGSGEVTLLRVLGLALLVAGVAEQLHVSAAVGAFLLGISLSNDLEEETHHRLEPLRDLFAAVFFVSFGLSTDPSSLPPVLLPALGLVVVGVLTKLVTGWVAAKRAGIAVPGRIRAGAALIPRGEFSIVIAGLATAAGVDPQLAALAAAYVLAMAVLGPVLARFADPWARAYVRRQRERAATTVR; encoded by the coding sequence GTGCACACCGCTGCTCTGCTCATCGAGCTCGGCGCGGTCATCTTCGGGCTCGGTCTCGTCGGTCGCCTCGCCGGACGGCTGGGGATCTCCCCGGTCCCGCTCTACCTGCTCGCCGGCCTCGCCTTCGGGGCCGGCGGCGTCGTCCCGCTGAACGCCCCCGACGCCTTCCTCGAAGCGGCGTCGCAGATCGGCGTCGTCATGCTCCTGCTGCTGCTGGGGCTGGAGTACTCCGCCGGTGACCTGCTGGGCAACCTGCGCCGGCAGGCCCCCGTCGGCGTCCTGGACCTCCTCCTCAACGGGCTGCCCGGCGCGGCGTTCGGGCTGCTGCTGGGCTTCGGCCCCGTCGGGGCGCTGGCCATGTTCGGCATCACCGCCGTCAGCTCCTCCGGCATCGTCGCCAAGGTCCTCGCCGACCTCGGCCGCCTCGGCAACCGGGAGACCCCCTCCATCCTCGGCATCCTGGTCCTGGAGGACCTCGGGATGGCCGTCTACCTGCCGATCCTCACCGCCGTCCTCGCCGCCTCCGGGGTGTGGGAGGCGACCGGCTCGGTCCTCATCGCCCTCGCCTGCCTCGCCGTCGCCCTCGTGGTGGCGCTGCGCTGGGGGTCGGTCATCTCGAAGTTCGTCTCCGGGGGCTCCGGGGAGGTGACCCTGCTGCGCGTCCTCGGCCTCGCGCTGCTGGTCGCCGGCGTCGCCGAGCAGCTGCACGTCTCCGCCGCGGTCGGCGCCTTCCTCCTCGGCATCAGCCTCTCCAACGACCTGGAGGAGGAGACCCACCACCGGCTCGAACCGCTGCGCGACCTCTTCGCCGCCGTGTTCTTCGTCTCCTTCGGCCTCTCCACCGACCCCAGCAGCCTGCCCCCGGTCCTGCTGCCGGCCCTCGGGCTCGTCGTCGTCGGCGTCCTGACCAAGCTCGTCACCGGGTGGGTCGCGGCGAAGCGCGCCGGCATCGCCGTCCCGGGCCGCATCCGCGCCGGGGCCGCGCTCATCCCGCGCGGGGAGTTCTCCATCGTCATCGCCGGGCTCGCCACCGCCGCCGGGGTGGACCCCCAGCTCGCCGCCCTCGCCGCCGCGTACGTCCTGGCGATGGCCGTCCTCGGGCCGGTGCTGGCCCGCTTCGCCGACCCGTGGGCGCGGGCCTACGTGCGGCGCCAGCGCGAGCGCGCGGCGACGACCGTCCGCTGA